GCCTCTGCCAAGGGGCCGAGGTCGGCATAGCGTTTCACGAACTTCGGTTTAAAGGCGATGAAAAAGCCCAGCATGTCATCCACAACCAAGATCTGGCCGTCACAGCCAGCACTGGCCCCGATACCGATGGTCGGAATCGCCACCTCAGCGGTGATCCGATCGGCCAGCCCCTGCGGCACCTTCTCCAGCACGACGGAAAACGCGCCCGCATCCGCCACCGCATGGGCATCCGCCAGCACGGCATCGGCCTGCGCGTCCCGGCCCTGCACCTTATAGCCGCCAAGCGTGTTGATCGACTGTGGCGTCAGGCCAATATGCGCCATCACCGGAATGCCACGTTTCACGAGAAAGCGGATGGTTTCCGCCATCTCAACACCCCCCTCCAGCTTCACCGCTCCTGCGCCGGTTTCCGCCATCAGCCGGGCGGCATTGCGAAACGCCTGCTGCGGGCCCTCCTCATAGCTGGCAAAGGGCATGTCGATCACCATCATCGCCTGGCTCAACCCACGCGCCACGGCCTGCCCGTGCAGGATCATCATCTCCATCGTGACGCCAAGCGTCGAGGGCAAGCCATGCAGCACCATCCCGACGCTGTCACCAACCAGCACAAAATCGCAATGACCGTCCATGAATTGCGCCATCGGTGTGGTATAGGCGGTCAGGCTCACCAGCGGGGTGCCGCCTTTGCGGGCGCGAATATCCTCGGCATTGGGTGCCATTTTGCGGGCCGTTGCACTCATGATGCTGTCCTCTCCGTTCGCATTGCGCACCGCTAGCAATTTACGCTGCGCGCTTCTAGGGGGCGAAATGTCCCGTCAACCTTGATTACCTGACGGAAAATGCGGAACAGTTTTCCTAAAGGTCACAAAATACGGCCACCACCAGAGGGAGACACCACCGATGACACGACTGCCATTCCTGTTTGCCGCCAGTTCCGCACTGGCCATTCTGGCGGGGGCCGCATCCGCGCGCGACACCGTCACCGTGGCCCTTCAGCTG
The nucleotide sequence above comes from Phaeobacter inhibens DSM 16374. Encoded proteins:
- the panB gene encoding 3-methyl-2-oxobutanoate hydroxymethyltransferase; translated protein: MSATARKMAPNAEDIRARKGGTPLVSLTAYTTPMAQFMDGHCDFVLVGDSVGMVLHGLPSTLGVTMEMMILHGQAVARGLSQAMMVIDMPFASYEEGPQQAFRNAARLMAETGAGAVKLEGGVEMAETIRFLVKRGIPVMAHIGLTPQSINTLGGYKVQGRDAQADAVLADAHAVADAGAFSVVLEKVPQGLADRITAEVAIPTIGIGASAGCDGQILVVDDMLGFFIAFKPKFVKRYADLGPLAEAAISEYAAEVRTRSFPAPEHVFADQAPVAAKTAAPKAPQKD